The Fulvivirga ligni genome window below encodes:
- a CDS encoding chemotaxis protein CheB has translation MPSSQNPLIIGIGASAGGLKALQKFFDSVPVDLPIAYFVIQHLDPNHSSMLSELLGKNTMLKVVDASDNTSISSGHVYIIPPAKYMEISSSMIRITPKKELTGKRTAIDHFFRSLARQCGEKCVGIILSGSGSDGTAGLREIKAAGGLTLAQNPQSAEHQGMPKSAIQAGAIDKVALVEEMPSLLLNYIKHPLALKEEKQLVDKISNNTLERVTEILAIHEKFELSQYKPNTIYRRITRRMSLTGFKDYYDYIQELERNADERKQLTEDLLINVTDFFRDKEAFEVLQKQVIPDIIKKVDKGEDIRVWVAGCASGEEAYSIAIVILEAIEKHNIKNELKIFATDIDEGAIKLARKGVYPSSIIKEIPENYIGKYFIDQGNGTYQIKSTVRDLISFAHQNVASHPPFSHMHLISCRNLLIYVRRKVQEKILNAFYFALEGDSFLFLGSSETISNKTDFFRSVSKKWRIYRKIPGRDKETLLLHHLHLEKNSPPTLSIPSYSVRKSKDELSSRIDLMRIALLDAQLSASVIIDESGEILYYHGNLKPFMNFPMGEPQNNIMQLIHSDIRSRLRGCLYKLRKNGQKQIFHCSLAIREEPNTQSEIIVKLSILPNQKFTEGQAILITFTESSEIIKDRIDLPSEEEQNINRSLEIELSETKEELQNTIEELESSTEELKASHEEALSTNEELQSANEELEAGSEELRSLNEELSTVNNQLKEKIELLQQTNNDINNFFSSTDIPTLFLNTKLEIQRYTPATENLLKIGSQDIDRPISSLGRDLVDDNLVEECHKVLKNFQPIQKEKAGPDDKWYIRRITPYRTEELKIEGVVISFQDITEVKQLSKRAEARERQQLVVAQLGMMALEGAEPEEMMHQAIRQVAHVLNADYAKILKYQPEEHNLLLIAGTGWNPNSVGHITVPDDYNSQAGYTLLSKEPIIVKNLSEEKRFKGPELLLKHNVVSGISCLINHTKPPFGIIAVHTTTYREFTSEDAHFLQSVANMISTALKTREHQEKLHASEEQFKTISNSIPQLAWIADPSGYVYWYNHRWYDYTGTSKEEMEGWKWKSVHKKEEVDRIIEKFKLHINNEEEWEDTFQLRAADGTYRWFLSRAKPVKDKHGKVLSWLGTNTDISEHLELENSLRNVIKELENTDQRKNEFLAVLGHELRNPLASLQAGIELLDTEQLPAKKIIDILGRSVSSIGRLLDDLLDLSRISRKKIDLKPEIINISEHLNQCLTSLKGLMDQKKQTISVHINRGIYIYADPLRLEQIFVNILTNAHKYSHEGGKIHVDAWQEREAVYIKIEDNGIGIPVDKQEEIFKDFYQIPQTGKAAAGLGIGLALVKHLVSLHKGEVRVESKGYGHGACFTLTFPAKQAPSNFEPNKMKVHLAEENPKDAKIVLIEDNPDISLMMRMILETLTCEVFSANNGLDGTKLIIEEKPDISFIDIGLPDITGYEIAMRLRKKKYNGILLALSGYSHQAARVRSLESGFNDHLAKPLGKEQIVSIFRKYIWNQLQATST, from the coding sequence ATGCCTTCATCACAGAACCCATTGATCATTGGAATTGGCGCCTCGGCAGGAGGACTAAAAGCCTTGCAGAAATTTTTTGATAGTGTGCCTGTTGATTTACCTATTGCCTATTTTGTAATACAGCATTTGGATCCTAATCATTCAAGCATGTTGAGTGAATTACTTGGAAAAAATACTATGCTAAAAGTGGTTGATGCTTCTGATAATACATCTATATCTAGCGGCCACGTATATATTATCCCTCCAGCGAAATATATGGAGATAAGTTCAAGTATGATAAGAATAACGCCAAAGAAAGAACTAACAGGGAAACGTACAGCAATTGATCACTTTTTTAGATCTTTGGCACGTCAATGTGGTGAGAAATGTGTAGGTATCATTCTTTCGGGATCTGGAAGTGATGGTACTGCGGGTTTAAGGGAAATTAAAGCTGCCGGGGGGTTAACATTAGCTCAAAATCCACAATCAGCCGAGCACCAAGGCATGCCAAAATCGGCAATACAGGCTGGTGCAATAGATAAGGTAGCATTAGTAGAAGAGATGCCATCACTCCTACTAAATTATATTAAGCACCCCCTAGCACTTAAAGAAGAAAAGCAATTAGTTGACAAAATATCTAATAATACTTTAGAACGCGTAACTGAAATACTAGCTATACATGAAAAATTTGAATTAAGTCAGTATAAGCCAAATACCATATATCGCAGAATCACTAGGAGAATGAGTTTAACTGGCTTTAAAGACTATTATGACTACATACAAGAATTAGAAAGAAACGCCGACGAACGAAAACAACTGACAGAAGATCTCCTGATAAACGTGACAGATTTCTTTAGAGATAAAGAAGCCTTTGAGGTTTTACAAAAGCAGGTGATACCCGATATTATTAAAAAAGTAGATAAAGGGGAAGATATTCGTGTTTGGGTGGCTGGCTGCGCGAGTGGAGAAGAGGCTTATTCCATCGCCATTGTTATACTCGAAGCCATCGAGAAACACAATATAAAAAATGAACTTAAGATTTTTGCCACCGACATTGATGAGGGCGCTATTAAATTGGCACGTAAAGGTGTTTATCCTTCTAGCATCATTAAAGAAATTCCCGAAAACTACATTGGTAAATACTTTATTGATCAAGGAAATGGGACTTATCAAATCAAAAGTACAGTACGAGATCTGATTTCTTTTGCACACCAGAATGTAGCAAGCCACCCTCCTTTTTCTCACATGCATCTCATTAGTTGTAGAAATCTTTTAATATATGTAAGGAGGAAGGTACAAGAAAAGATTCTAAATGCATTTTATTTTGCTCTAGAGGGTGACTCATTTCTTTTTCTTGGTAGCTCAGAGACAATCAGCAATAAAACTGACTTTTTTAGATCAGTATCTAAAAAATGGAGGATATACAGAAAAATACCTGGAAGAGATAAAGAGACCTTACTTTTACATCATCTTCATTTAGAGAAGAATAGTCCTCCCACATTATCTATTCCTTCTTATTCTGTAAGGAAATCAAAAGATGAGCTTAGTTCTAGAATTGATCTAATGCGAATCGCACTTTTGGATGCTCAACTTTCTGCTTCTGTAATTATAGATGAATCCGGGGAAATATTATATTATCATGGGAACCTGAAGCCCTTTATGAATTTTCCTATGGGTGAACCCCAAAATAATATTATGCAACTGATTCATTCTGATATTCGATCCAGACTCAGAGGTTGCCTTTACAAACTAAGAAAGAACGGCCAAAAGCAAATTTTTCATTGCTCGCTGGCTATTAGGGAAGAACCTAATACTCAAAGTGAAATAATTGTTAAATTAAGCATATTACCAAATCAAAAGTTCACTGAAGGTCAAGCCATTTTAATAACTTTTACTGAATCATCAGAAATCATTAAAGACAGAATTGATTTACCAAGTGAAGAAGAACAAAATATTAACCGAAGCCTTGAGATAGAGCTATCAGAAACTAAGGAAGAATTACAGAATACTATTGAAGAACTTGAAAGTAGCACGGAGGAACTAAAAGCTTCTCACGAAGAGGCTTTATCTACTAATGAGGAATTACAGTCAGCCAATGAAGAGCTAGAAGCGGGGTCGGAAGAATTAAGATCTTTGAACGAAGAGTTGAGCACCGTTAACAATCAGTTGAAAGAGAAGATAGAATTATTGCAACAGACCAACAATGATATAAATAATTTTTTTTCCAGCACGGACATCCCTACCCTGTTTCTGAATACTAAATTAGAAATTCAGCGATATACACCTGCTACAGAAAATTTACTTAAGATAGGCAGCCAAGATATCGACAGGCCAATTTCATCTTTAGGTCGAGATTTAGTAGATGATAACTTAGTAGAGGAGTGTCATAAAGTATTAAAAAACTTTCAGCCTATACAAAAAGAAAAAGCAGGTCCAGATGATAAATGGTATATAAGAAGAATTACACCATATCGTACGGAAGAATTAAAAATTGAAGGTGTAGTGATTTCATTTCAGGATATAACTGAAGTTAAACAGCTATCTAAAAGAGCAGAAGCCCGAGAGCGTCAGCAATTAGTGGTTGCTCAATTAGGAATGATGGCACTAGAGGGTGCAGAGCCAGAAGAAATGATGCACCAAGCCATTAGACAAGTGGCACACGTACTGAATGCGGACTATGCCAAAATTTTAAAATACCAACCTGAAGAGCATAATTTACTACTAATTGCAGGTACAGGCTGGAATCCAAATTCAGTAGGTCATATCACAGTGCCAGATGATTATAATTCACAGGCTGGTTATACTTTGCTTTCAAAAGAACCAATCATTGTGAAAAATCTATCAGAAGAAAAACGCTTTAAGGGACCAGAATTACTGCTCAAGCATAATGTGGTGAGTGGGATTAGCTGCCTAATCAACCATACCAAGCCTCCTTTCGGAATTATTGCAGTACACACAACTACCTACAGAGAATTTACATCAGAGGATGCTCATTTTTTGCAATCTGTAGCTAACATGATATCAACTGCACTGAAGACCAGGGAGCATCAAGAAAAATTACATGCCAGTGAGGAGCAATTTAAAACCATATCCAACTCCATCCCTCAACTGGCCTGGATAGCTGATCCTTCAGGTTATGTTTATTGGTATAATCATAGATGGTATGACTATACAGGTACCTCCAAAGAAGAAATGGAAGGTTGGAAATGGAAAAGCGTCCATAAAAAAGAGGAAGTCGATCGTATAATCGAAAAATTTAAATTGCATATTAACAATGAAGAGGAATGGGAAGACACTTTTCAATTACGTGCAGCCGACGGTACCTATAGATGGTTTTTGTCACGAGCAAAACCTGTAAAGGATAAGCATGGAAAAGTCTTAAGCTGGCTAGGAACAAACACGGATATTAGTGAGCATTTAGAACTTGAAAACTCTCTTCGAAATGTAATTAAGGAATTAGAAAATACAGATCAGAGAAAAAATGAGTTTTTAGCAGTATTAGGTCATGAACTTCGCAACCCACTGGCATCTTTGCAAGCTGGAATAGAACTTTTAGACACTGAGCAGCTGCCAGCAAAGAAGATAATAGACATTCTTGGCAGAAGTGTGTCATCAATAGGACGGTTATTAGATGATTTACTGGATTTATCTCGTATTTCCCGTAAAAAAATTGATCTAAAACCTGAGATTATTAACATCAGTGAACACTTAAATCAATGCCTTACTAGTTTAAAGGGTCTGATGGATCAGAAAAAGCAAACAATATCGGTCCATATCAATAGAGGTATATACATTTATGCAGATCCACTCCGGCTCGAGCAAATATTTGTCAACATACTCACTAATGCTCATAAATATTCTCATGAGGGTGGAAAAATTCATGTAGACGCTTGGCAAGAGCGGGAAGCTGTTTATATTAAAATTGAAGATAATGGCATTGGTATTCCAGTAGATAAACAAGAAGAAATTTTTAAAGATTTTTATCAAATACCTCAAACTGGGAAGGCAGCAGCTGGTTTAGGTATTGGACTTGCGTTAGTGAAGCATTTAGTAAGTCTGCACAAAGGAGAAGTAAGAGTAGAAAGCAAAGGTTATGGGCATGGCGCATGTTTTACTCTCACTTTTCCCGCCAAGCAAGCCCCTTCTAATTTTGAACCAAATAAGATGAAAGTTCACTTAGCGGAAGAAAACCCGAAAGACGCAAAAATCGTTCTTATTGAAGATAATCCGGATATTTCTCTGATGATGAGAATGATATTAGAAACATTAACCTGTGAGGTTTTTAGCGCCAATAATGGTTTGGATGGGACTAAGCTAATCATAGAAGAAAAACCAGATATTTCCTTCATAGATATTGGGTTGCCAGATATTACAGGTTATGAAATTGCCATGAGGCTGAGAAAAAAGAAATATAATGGGATTCTCCTTGCCTTATCAGGATACAGCCACCAGGCAGCGAGAGTAAGGTCATTAGAGTCTGGTTTTAATGATCATCTAGCTAAACCATTGGGAAAGGAACAAATAGTATCGATTTTTAGAAAGTATATATGGAATCAGCTGCAGGCCACATCAACTTAA
- a CDS encoding T9SS type A sorting domain-containing protein — protein sequence MGPNPNEGIINISVTESCFEPYYFTIYNSLGQLLIRRYIKDQSTILNIDFLSAGCYFIIIENQVQVARKNYLEPINPF from the coding sequence ATAGGTCCTAATCCAAATGAAGGAATAATTAATATTTCAGTTACTGAATCATGTTTCGAACCGTATTATTTTACTATTTATAATAGCCTTGGACAGTTATTAATCCGCAGATACATAAAAGATCAAAGTACTATACTTAACATAGATTTTTTATCAGCAGGATGCTACTTCATCATTATAGAAAATCAAGTGCAGGTTGCGAGAAAAAATTATCTTGAACCAATTAATCCCTTTTAA
- a CDS encoding DUF4138 domain-containing protein, whose product MKKIILTLLIAAFPTLYIAAQDNCIPLSYLKTTTITFDHDVQTVDRGSDGYMVKKLDGMPRALLLKAAYTGFEESNLTVRTANGSLFQLNICYNQQPDTLYFHLKEQQALEYDQAKLTLGQAMESLINRSYPSFKKCVEQGIEVKYPRLKVFNEYMLMHMKINNHTSIPWDLASVRLYIKSRQKLKRVSYQEQEIPVKSLITNHTKDAINVVIAFPNQVLTKGKMLHVEVMGNSNQRNLKIKLTPAQLLEANLLIP is encoded by the coding sequence ATGAAAAAGATCATTTTAACATTATTGATAGCCGCTTTTCCGACACTGTACATAGCAGCTCAAGATAATTGTATACCGTTAAGTTATTTAAAAACCACTACCATAACCTTTGACCACGATGTACAGACTGTGGATAGAGGGAGTGATGGCTATATGGTTAAAAAATTAGATGGAATGCCTCGTGCACTGTTACTAAAAGCTGCTTATACAGGCTTTGAAGAATCTAATTTAACGGTAAGAACGGCCAATGGGAGTTTGTTTCAGTTGAATATTTGCTATAACCAACAACCTGATACCCTGTATTTTCATCTCAAGGAACAACAAGCACTAGAATATGATCAGGCAAAATTAACGTTGGGTCAAGCTATGGAAAGTTTGATTAATCGGTCCTACCCATCTTTTAAGAAGTGCGTTGAACAAGGAATTGAAGTAAAATACCCTCGATTAAAGGTTTTCAATGAATATATGTTGATGCATATGAAAATTAACAACCATACTTCCATACCGTGGGATTTAGCATCTGTTCGCCTATACATTAAAAGCCGTCAAAAGCTTAAAAGAGTGTCATACCAAGAGCAAGAGATACCAGTGAAAAGTTTAATAACAAATCATACAAAGGATGCCATAAATGTTGTCATAGCTTTTCCAAATCAAGTCTTGACTAAAGGTAAAATGCTGCATGTTGAGGTAATGGGAAATTCGAATCAAAGGAATTTAAAAATAAAGCTAACTCCCGCTCAGTTACTCGAGGCAAATCTATTAATACCCTAA
- the traM gene encoding conjugative transposon protein TraM, with translation MKSLTTHKNPRSLVILPLIILPFLVLLFWALGEKKNPNRSLFAGGLNLNLPEALVSDGDLWDKLNIYQISDRDSVKLQQKRKNDPYYPIVALSGDTITDQLINEITTRKADSVLQQQQQRLGKSLEVLEERTTFIPHSVARIELNEELNLEPEDPEIEKLELLMRQLQVQEEQDPEMQQIANLLDKVLDVQHPERVEHRMEKLRNEEDLGALPVVSAEFTKRSNQNRYNRFYGFSDENREETSFQPNLSAYIKEEQRLINGATVKLYLSHSMKVGEYLLNAGTPVFGECQLRGERLLIEIKGIYHKQNILPVALSVYDLDGIEGIYVPDAIGRQVVQRSSQDILNDIPEFGINQNTVAQMTTAGITTAQHMLGKKVKQTAVTLAQGYQVILVDRSQARSQLSFNQNPLL, from the coding sequence ATGAAATCATTAACCACCCATAAAAATCCGCGTTCTCTGGTCATTTTACCATTGATAATATTACCGTTTCTAGTTTTATTATTTTGGGCCTTAGGCGAAAAGAAAAACCCTAACCGGTCCCTGTTTGCAGGAGGACTAAACTTAAATTTGCCTGAAGCTTTGGTTAGTGATGGGGATCTCTGGGATAAATTGAATATTTATCAAATATCGGATCGCGATTCTGTGAAACTGCAACAGAAAAGAAAGAATGATCCATACTATCCAATAGTAGCATTGTCAGGAGACACTATAACAGATCAGCTCATTAATGAAATCACTACTCGTAAGGCTGATAGCGTCCTTCAGCAGCAGCAACAACGACTGGGGAAAAGTCTAGAGGTTTTAGAAGAGCGCACAACTTTTATACCGCATTCTGTAGCACGTATAGAATTAAACGAGGAATTGAATTTAGAGCCGGAGGACCCGGAAATCGAGAAGTTGGAGTTATTAATGCGGCAGCTTCAGGTACAAGAAGAACAAGACCCTGAAATGCAGCAAATCGCCAATTTGTTGGACAAAGTGCTAGATGTTCAACATCCGGAACGTGTGGAGCACAGAATGGAAAAATTGAGAAACGAGGAGGATTTAGGAGCCCTTCCTGTGGTCTCCGCTGAATTTACGAAAAGATCAAATCAAAACAGATATAATCGATTTTATGGTTTTTCGGATGAAAACAGAGAGGAAACTTCTTTTCAGCCAAATTTGAGTGCTTATATAAAGGAAGAGCAACGTTTGATCAATGGAGCTACTGTCAAGCTATACTTATCCCATTCAATGAAAGTAGGTGAATATCTTCTAAACGCAGGAACACCTGTATTCGGCGAATGTCAATTACGAGGTGAGAGGCTATTAATTGAAATCAAAGGTATCTATCATAAGCAAAACATCCTTCCAGTTGCTTTATCTGTATATGATTTAGATGGAATTGAGGGCATTTATGTGCCTGATGCCATTGGACGTCAAGTGGTGCAGCGAAGTTCCCAGGATATACTCAATGATATTCCAGAATTTGGGATAAACCAAAATACGGTTGCTCAAATGACCACTGCAGGTATTACAACTGCACAACACATGCTGGGTAAGAAAGTGAAACAAACGGCAGTAACACTGGCTCAGGGTTACCAAGTGATATTAGTAGACAGGAGTCAAGCAAGAAGCCAGTTATCATTTAATCAAAATCCACTGCTATGA
- the traK gene encoding conjugative transposon protein TraK, translated as MIFKQLQNIEHAFQFVRGFTMFLISASVALNVYMVYQCRQQVNEAQSRIYLLSEGQVLQALASSSKDNIPVEARDHVKMFHHYFFTLDPDDEAIKRSLHQALYMADQSAKRQYDNLVENRYYANIISGNISQEIKLDSVFVDIESYPFYFRYYGRQKIIRPTSIVERSLITEGYLRQVARTDHNPHGLLIERWHTLENKNLNKIKR; from the coding sequence ATGATCTTTAAGCAACTCCAAAATATTGAACATGCTTTTCAATTTGTCAGAGGGTTCACAATGTTTTTAATTTCAGCCTCTGTCGCATTGAATGTCTACATGGTATATCAATGTCGTCAGCAAGTGAATGAAGCGCAGAGTAGAATTTATCTTCTGTCTGAAGGACAGGTATTGCAGGCGTTAGCAAGTTCAAGTAAAGATAATATACCTGTTGAAGCGAGAGATCATGTTAAAATGTTTCATCATTACTTCTTTACCCTGGATCCTGATGATGAGGCAATAAAGAGATCTTTACATCAGGCGTTGTATATGGCAGATCAGAGTGCTAAACGCCAATATGATAACTTGGTTGAGAATCGTTATTATGCAAATATCATCTCTGGTAATATCAGTCAAGAAATTAAACTTGACAGTGTCTTTGTCGACATTGAATCATACCCATTTTACTTTCGATATTATGGACGGCAGAAAATAATAAGGCCTACCTCAATTGTAGAAAGAAGTTTGATTACAGAAGGCTACCTCAGGCAGGTGGCACGCACTGACCATAATCCACATGGTTTACTTATAGAACGTTGGCATACCTTGGAGAATAAAAATCTTAATAAGATTAAGCGATAG
- the traJ gene encoding conjugative transposon protein TraJ, whose translation MLRPKIICCFLLCLLVVPTYAQTSEIHSFQLVLDDLYNDMLPLCEQLLGVGQGIAAFGAMWYIASRVYKHIASAEAIEFYPLLRPFALGLAIMLFPGVISLINGVLSPLVKGTASMVNNTQVAIDELLKRKEQALMETPAGQMFIGEGDYDLWYRYTHPGEGEEGVFEGISNSMRFAMAKAAFNFRYAIKQWLSEVLQLLFEAASLCINTIRTFYLIILAIIGPLVFALSVYDGFQHTLTVWLARYINVYLWLPVANIFGSIIGRIQENMLVIDLGQIDQGGQTFFSTADTAYLVFLIIGVAGYFTVPSVANYIVHASGVNSLLHKVSHVFIASPIQIGGKAPQVIAGTTISPSPGNTRDYKSQKISG comes from the coding sequence ATGTTACGCCCAAAAATCATTTGTTGTTTTTTGCTATGTCTGTTGGTCGTGCCTACATACGCTCAAACTTCTGAGATTCATAGTTTCCAACTTGTATTAGACGATCTATATAATGACATGTTACCCTTGTGTGAGCAATTACTGGGGGTTGGACAGGGTATAGCAGCCTTTGGAGCGATGTGGTATATAGCATCGAGAGTTTATAAACATATTGCCTCAGCGGAAGCTATCGAATTTTATCCGCTGTTAAGACCATTTGCCTTAGGCTTGGCAATTATGCTTTTTCCTGGAGTAATAAGTTTGATCAACGGAGTTTTATCACCATTAGTAAAAGGTACAGCCAGCATGGTTAATAATACTCAGGTGGCCATTGATGAGTTATTAAAACGTAAAGAGCAAGCCTTGATGGAGACGCCAGCGGGACAAATGTTTATTGGCGAAGGAGATTATGATTTGTGGTACCGCTATACCCATCCTGGAGAAGGAGAGGAAGGCGTTTTTGAAGGCATCAGTAATAGTATGCGATTTGCAATGGCAAAGGCAGCTTTTAATTTTCGCTATGCTATAAAGCAATGGTTGTCTGAAGTTTTACAATTGCTATTCGAGGCCGCTTCATTATGCATTAATACAATTCGGACTTTCTATCTCATTATATTGGCCATCATTGGTCCTTTGGTATTTGCACTTTCAGTTTATGACGGGTTTCAACATACCTTGACTGTCTGGCTGGCCCGATATATCAATGTTTACCTCTGGCTCCCTGTGGCTAATATTTTTGGGAGTATCATTGGTAGAATCCAAGAAAATATGTTGGTAATTGATCTGGGACAAATAGATCAGGGAGGACAGACTTTTTTCAGCACTGCTGATACAGCCTATTTAGTATTCCTGATCATTGGTGTTGCTGGGTATTTCACAGTGCCTTCAGTAGCTAATTATATTGTTCATGCATCAGGTGTAAATAGTTTGTTACACAAAGTATCACATGTATTTATTGCATCACCGATCCAAATAGGAGGAAAGGCACCTCAAGTGATTGCTGGCACAACAATTTCCCCATCACCTGGTAATACTCGGGATTATAAATCTCAAAAAATCAGTGGGTAA
- a CDS encoding TerB family tellurite resistance protein: protein MRKVILIAIVCLSCNMHIQAQEQEAAQLVLNIKKLQQFKKILENMYKGYVILSRGYNTVKGIAQGNYKLHEVFLDGLYTVNPGIKKYYKIAECIRRQKDIKDQWQKVWLALKGNPLIKSEELSYATKIYSAFFDHCQKGLEELIMVTTDRQLRMSDEERLMTIDRIADQSEQLYQGVCYFNDVVLAVLKSRESESKEIQSYRNWLQP, encoded by the coding sequence ATGAGAAAAGTAATATTAATAGCAATTGTATGCCTTAGTTGTAACATGCATATCCAAGCACAGGAACAAGAAGCTGCTCAGCTGGTACTAAATATCAAAAAGCTTCAGCAGTTTAAGAAAATACTGGAAAATATGTACAAAGGGTATGTCATATTGAGTCGTGGTTATAATACTGTAAAGGGCATAGCTCAAGGTAATTATAAATTGCATGAGGTTTTTCTAGATGGCCTTTACACCGTCAATCCAGGGATCAAGAAGTATTACAAGATTGCAGAGTGCATCAGAAGACAAAAGGACATTAAGGATCAATGGCAGAAAGTGTGGTTAGCGCTTAAAGGCAACCCATTAATTAAATCAGAAGAGCTTAGTTATGCAACGAAAATTTACTCAGCTTTTTTCGATCATTGTCAAAAAGGACTAGAAGAACTCATCATGGTCACAACAGATCGTCAATTAAGGATGAGTGATGAAGAAAGATTGATGACTATCGATAGAATAGCAGATCAGTCTGAGCAATTATACCAGGGAGTATGCTACTTCAATGATGTCGTTCTAGCTGTTCTAAAGTCTAGAGAAAGCGAGAGTAAAGAAATCCAAAGTTACCGTAACTGGTTACAACCTTAA